A stretch of Haloprofundus halophilus DNA encodes these proteins:
- a CDS encoding GtrA family protein, with the protein MNRTATELLSGKRFGQFVSVGALGAVFDLTVSAVLTVWFGVLAEVAKLVGAEVAIVVMFLINDRWTFADEGASGAFPAARRLLKSNLVRSGGLALQFVVVRVLRQQDVSVVVAGFDFWQVIPLPVAILASMLLNYVAESLLTWRVASE; encoded by the coding sequence CTGAATCGCACGGCGACCGAACTGCTGTCGGGCAAGCGATTCGGGCAGTTCGTCTCCGTCGGCGCGCTCGGCGCGGTCTTCGACCTGACCGTCAGCGCCGTGTTGACCGTCTGGTTCGGCGTGCTCGCGGAGGTGGCGAAACTGGTCGGCGCGGAAGTCGCCATCGTGGTCATGTTTCTGATCAACGACCGCTGGACGTTCGCCGACGAGGGCGCGTCGGGAGCGTTCCCGGCGGCGCGGCGACTGCTGAAGTCGAACCTCGTCCGCAGCGGCGGTCTCGCGCTGCAGTTCGTCGTCGTCCGCGTGCTCCGCCAACAGGACGTGAGCGTCGTCGTCGCCGGCTTCGACTTTTGGCAGGTGATTCCGCTCCCGGTGGCGATTCTCGCGTCGATGCTGCTCAACTACGTCGCGGAGAGTTTACTGACGTGGCGCGTGGCCAGCGAGTGA
- a CDS encoding Rieske (2Fe-2S) protein → MDDDQRIAALSEVPTDGTLLFTFREGTERGEAILTKLDDGTVVAFRNYCQHWTDVRLDKGSGALVRNGDIVCQKHGATFGQATGYCDFGPCEGATLDEVDVAVEGDAAYLADDSLRFEHLGPSGEHDLSSGSRIDFTGT, encoded by the coding sequence ATGGACGACGACCAGCGAATCGCCGCACTCTCGGAGGTCCCGACGGACGGCACGCTGCTGTTCACGTTCCGGGAGGGGACCGAGCGCGGCGAGGCGATTCTGACGAAACTCGACGACGGAACCGTCGTCGCCTTCCGGAACTACTGTCAGCACTGGACCGACGTGCGCCTCGACAAGGGGTCGGGTGCGCTCGTCAGAAACGGCGACATCGTCTGTCAGAAACACGGCGCGACGTTCGGCCAGGCGACCGGCTACTGCGACTTCGGCCCCTGCGAGGGCGCGACGCTCGACGAAGTCGACGTCGCCGTCGAGGGCGACGCGGCGTACCTCGCCGACGACTCGCTTCGGTTCGAGCATCTCGGCCCCTCCGGCGAGCACGACCTCTCGTCGGGCAGTCGAATCGACTTCACGGGGACGTGA
- a CDS encoding aminotransferase class IV: MSERETPNDGGTGGASSASDAELVYHVNGELVPASEATVNVRDRGFMYGDAAFETLRVYGGHLFEWDAHADRLAESCEILQLDHGLSDESLRGRIEETLAANELGDASVKLSISRGVQPGKLTPSPEVDPTVVVTLSPLGRGGVGGEKPWDGPATLQTVKTRRPSNRALPSKAKTHNYLNGILALLELRVTGADEALVLDDEGYVAEGATSNVFFVDGERLCTPSLDGPVLPGVTRDIVLELAESEGIPVREGFFTPDDVRGADEVFVTSSTREIRPVGTVDGIDVETGPVTRLLSRLYETRVEELYES; this comes from the coding sequence ATGAGTGAACGAGAGACACCCAACGATGGCGGAACCGGCGGAGCGAGTTCCGCGAGCGACGCGGAACTCGTCTACCACGTGAACGGCGAACTCGTTCCCGCTTCGGAGGCGACGGTGAACGTCCGCGACAGGGGGTTCATGTACGGCGACGCCGCCTTCGAGACGCTCCGCGTCTACGGCGGCCACCTGTTCGAGTGGGACGCCCACGCCGACCGACTCGCGGAGTCGTGCGAGATTCTCCAGTTGGACCACGGCCTCTCCGACGAGTCGCTCCGCGGGCGAATCGAGGAGACGCTCGCGGCGAACGAACTCGGAGACGCCTCGGTGAAACTCTCCATCAGTCGCGGCGTCCAACCCGGGAAACTCACCCCCTCGCCGGAGGTCGACCCCACCGTCGTCGTCACCCTCTCGCCGCTGGGTCGCGGCGGCGTCGGCGGCGAGAAACCGTGGGACGGCCCGGCGACGTTGCAGACGGTGAAGACGCGGCGCCCCTCGAATCGGGCGCTCCCGTCGAAAGCGAAGACGCACAACTACCTCAACGGCATCTTGGCGCTTCTCGAACTCCGCGTCACGGGCGCCGACGAGGCGCTCGTCCTCGACGACGAGGGCTACGTCGCCGAGGGGGCGACGAGCAACGTCTTCTTCGTCGACGGCGAGCGCCTCTGCACGCCGAGTCTCGACGGTCCGGTGCTCCCGGGCGTCACCCGCGACATCGTCCTGGAACTCGCCGAGTCGGAGGGCATCCCGGTTCGGGAGGGCTTCTTCACGCCCGACGACGTCCGGGGGGCCGACGAGGTGTTCGTCACGAGTTCGACCCGCGAGATTCGCCCCGTCGGCACCGTCGACGGTATCGACGTCGAGACGGGGCCGGTGACGCGGCTGCTCTCTCGGTTGTACGAGACGCGAGTCGAGGAGTTGTACGAGTCGTAG
- a CDS encoding anthranilate synthase component II, translated as MSAETLPTVLVVDNYDSFVYNLVQYVGELADVVVRRNDAVTVEEIRELDPDAIVVSPGPGTPEDAGISMAVFRDLDYPTLGVCLGHQALCAAAGAPVGHAPDVVHGKPSTVVHDGEGIFSNLPERLSVGRYHSLAVERGDLPDELVETAWTDDERRVVMAVRHRTRPHVGVQFHPESILTESGKQMVANFLKEYVDDE; from the coding sequence ATGAGTGCGGAGACCCTCCCCACGGTGCTCGTCGTCGACAACTACGACTCGTTCGTCTACAACCTCGTCCAGTACGTCGGCGAACTCGCGGACGTCGTCGTCCGCCGGAACGACGCCGTCACGGTCGAGGAGATTCGGGAACTCGACCCCGACGCCATCGTCGTCTCGCCCGGCCCCGGCACGCCCGAGGACGCCGGCATCTCGATGGCGGTGTTCCGCGACCTCGACTACCCGACGCTCGGCGTCTGCCTCGGTCATCAGGCGCTCTGTGCGGCCGCGGGCGCGCCGGTCGGCCACGCGCCCGACGTCGTCCACGGGAAACCCTCGACCGTCGTCCACGACGGCGAAGGCATCTTCTCGAACCTTCCCGAACGGCTCTCGGTCGGGCGGTACCACTCGCTGGCGGTCGAGCGCGGCGACCTTCCGGACGAACTGGTCGAGACGGCGTGGACCGACGACGAGCGTCGGGTCGTGATGGCGGTTCGGCACCGCACGCGCCCGCACGTCGGCGTCCAGTTCCACCCCGAGAGCATCCTCACCGAGAGCGGTAAACAGATGGTAGCGAACTTCCTGAAGGAGTACGTCGACGATGAGTGA
- a CDS encoding anthranilate synthase component I family protein, with protein sequence MTEPVVRTSRREFRATATDAPPGARVPVELRLSVSDPFEAYRRARDGPGGFFLETTGGQSGWGYFGVDPVERLQVSADAVVRDGPERTDADDAGPAAGSPSLSALSALLDSETLARGDCEVPYPCGAFGWLSYDLARELETLPESAVDDRRLPHLQLGVYDCVAAWREPRGEGTTLRVTACPRIDPETDLDEQYETAVERASSLAERATTGDPSVEPLAAGIERGQFESDCGREAFADRVRTIKRYIRDGDTFQANVSQRLVAPAAVHPVTAYAALRRVNPAPYSGLLEFSGARGPNSVDLVSASPELLVERAGDRLVTEPIAGTRRRGATDGEDAELEADLLGDEKERAEHAMLVDLERNDLGKVCEYGSVDVTEYRRVDRYAAVMHLVSVVEGRIRESATLADAVAAVFPGGTITGAPKPRTMELIEEVEATRRGPYTGSIAAFGFDDRATLNIVIRTLVRYRDEYHLRVGAGIVHDSDPEREYDETLAKAQALVEAMDEALDGTALGVDDAGESGDSRTER encoded by the coding sequence ATGACCGAACCCGTTGTGCGGACCTCTCGACGCGAGTTCAGAGCGACGGCGACGGACGCGCCGCCGGGCGCTCGCGTTCCGGTCGAACTCCGACTCTCGGTGTCGGACCCGTTCGAGGCGTACCGACGCGCGCGGGACGGCCCCGGCGGATTCTTCCTGGAGACGACCGGCGGCCAGTCGGGGTGGGGGTACTTCGGCGTCGACCCCGTCGAGCGACTGCAGGTGAGCGCCGACGCAGTCGTCCGCGACGGTCCCGAGCGCACGGACGCGGACGACGCCGGACCGGCCGCCGGGTCGCCGTCGTTGTCGGCGCTGTCCGCGCTGCTCGATTCGGAGACGCTCGCCCGCGGCGACTGCGAGGTGCCGTACCCCTGCGGCGCGTTCGGCTGGCTCTCCTACGACCTCGCCCGCGAACTCGAAACGCTGCCCGAATCGGCGGTCGACGACCGGCGGCTCCCGCATCTGCAACTCGGCGTCTACGACTGCGTGGCCGCGTGGCGAGAACCGAGAGGCGAAGGGACGACGCTCCGCGTGACCGCTTGCCCCCGAATCGACCCCGAAACCGACCTCGACGAACAGTACGAGACGGCCGTCGAGCGGGCGAGTTCGCTCGCCGAGCGCGCGACGACCGGCGACCCGAGCGTCGAACCGCTCGCCGCCGGAATCGAACGAGGACAGTTCGAGAGCGACTGCGGCCGCGAGGCGTTCGCCGACCGCGTGCGGACCATCAAGCGGTACATCCGCGACGGCGACACGTTTCAGGCGAACGTCTCCCAGCGCCTCGTCGCCCCCGCTGCGGTTCACCCCGTGACGGCGTACGCGGCGCTCCGCCGGGTGAATCCCGCGCCGTACTCCGGGTTGCTGGAGTTCTCCGGCGCGCGCGGCCCGAACTCCGTCGACCTCGTGAGCGCGAGTCCCGAACTGCTCGTCGAACGCGCGGGCGACCGACTCGTCACCGAACCCATCGCCGGAACCCGGCGACGGGGGGCGACCGACGGGGAGGACGCCGAACTCGAAGCCGACCTGCTCGGCGACGAGAAAGAGCGCGCCGAGCACGCGATGCTCGTCGACCTCGAACGCAACGACCTCGGGAAGGTGTGCGAGTACGGCAGCGTCGACGTGACCGAGTACCGCCGGGTCGACCGCTACGCGGCCGTGATGCATCTCGTCTCGGTCGTCGAAGGCCGGATTCGCGAGTCCGCGACGCTCGCCGACGCCGTCGCCGCGGTGTTCCCCGGCGGCACCATCACTGGCGCGCCGAAACCGCGGACGATGGAACTCATCGAGGAGGTCGAGGCGACCAGACGCGGGCCGTACACCGGCAGTATCGCCGCGTTCGGCTTCGACGACCGGGCGACGCTGAACATCGTCATCCGAACGCTGGTCCGCTACCGCGACGAGTACCACCTCCGCGTCGGCGCGGGCATCGTCCACGACTCCGATCCCGAACGCGAGTACGACGAGACGTTGGCGAAGGCCCAGGCGCTCGTCGAAGCGATGGACGAGGCGCTCGACGGAACGGCGCTCGGCGTCGACGACGCGGGCGAGTCCGGCGATTCGAGGACCGAGAGATGA
- a CDS encoding helix-hairpin-helix domain-containing protein yields the protein MALLDKLKSLLGLNGSTDERERDPSVTVERDTRTEASTETEAAVEETDESVEADDAAESADPAAESADPAAESADPAADSAAAASTETLVDEDTEETTAAEPAEAAGPESDEMDTDLETELDEADEADGSESDETDERAVEDADEPVVEEAEPISEAEEPTEDEPVAADTDATASTESMVDEDAEDETAAEPSEAAGPESDEIDIDDDRAEADTAEADTAEAEPDADEPASESSDSVDTVKGIGPAYAQRLADAGVETVADLAAADAAELGEQIDVSEKRVDTWIARAREQ from the coding sequence ATGGCACTCTTGGACAAGCTCAAGTCGTTGCTCGGCCTCAACGGGTCGACCGACGAGCGTGAGCGCGACCCGTCCGTGACGGTCGAACGCGACACGCGAACGGAGGCGAGTACGGAGACGGAAGCCGCAGTCGAAGAAACCGACGAGTCCGTCGAGGCAGACGACGCCGCCGAATCCGCCGACCCCGCCGCCGAATCCGCCGACCCCGCCGCCGAATCCGCCGACCCCGCCGCCGACAGTGCCGCCGCGGCGTCGACGGAGACGTTGGTCGACGAGGATACCGAGGAGACGACCGCGGCGGAACCGGCGGAGGCCGCCGGCCCCGAGAGCGACGAGATGGACACCGACCTCGAGACGGAACTCGACGAGGCAGACGAGGCCGACGGTTCCGAGTCCGACGAGACAGACGAGAGGGCCGTCGAAGACGCCGACGAACCCGTCGTCGAGGAGGCGGAGCCGATTAGCGAGGCGGAAGAGCCCACCGAGGACGAACCGGTCGCGGCGGATACCGACGCGACGGCGTCGACGGAGTCGATGGTCGACGAGGACGCCGAGGACGAGACCGCAGCGGAGCCGTCGGAGGCCGCCGGTCCCGAGAGCGACGAGATAGACATCGACGATGACCGAGCAGAAGCCGACACCGCCGAGGCCGACACCGCCGAGGCCGAGCCCGACGCGGACGAACCGGCGTCGGAGTCTTCGGACTCCGTCGATACGGTCAAAGGAATCGGGCCGGCCTACGCGCAGCGGCTCGCCGACGCGGGCGTCGAGACCGTCGCCGACCTCGCTGCCGCCGACGCCGCCGAACTCGGCGAGCAGATAGACGTCTCCGAGAAGCGCGTCGACACGTGGATTGCGCGCGCTCGGGAGCAGTGA
- a CDS encoding shikimate dehydrogenase, with protein MQVFGLVGNPVGHSLSPPMHEAAYDALGMDARYVTFEPSPERFEAALDGADALGVAGLNVTIPFKRDALELVDADPLAERIGAVNTIDFAGDTPRGYNTDAAGVSRSFARHDVSLDGTDAVVVGAGGAGRAAAFALADDGASVHVANRTASRATALADELNGDEATDRVATGGGLDSLDAAVPEADVLVNATSVGMESDETPVPSGLLHDGLAVLDAVYAPPDTRLLREAREAGATTIDGAWMLLYQGVVAFERWTGRDAPVDEMDAALRSRL; from the coding sequence ATGCAAGTGTTCGGACTCGTCGGCAACCCGGTCGGTCACTCGTTGTCGCCGCCGATGCACGAGGCGGCGTACGACGCGCTCGGGATGGACGCTCGATACGTCACCTTCGAACCGTCGCCCGAGCGGTTCGAGGCCGCTCTCGACGGCGCGGACGCGCTCGGCGTCGCCGGCCTCAACGTCACGATTCCGTTCAAACGGGACGCGCTCGAACTCGTCGACGCCGACCCGCTCGCCGAGCGAATCGGCGCGGTCAACACCATCGACTTCGCCGGCGACACCCCGCGCGGGTACAACACCGACGCCGCCGGCGTCAGTCGGTCGTTCGCCCGCCACGACGTCTCGCTCGACGGGACGGACGCCGTCGTCGTCGGCGCGGGCGGGGCGGGGCGTGCGGCCGCGTTCGCGCTCGCGGACGACGGCGCGTCGGTCCACGTCGCCAACCGGACCGCCTCGCGCGCGACCGCACTCGCCGACGAACTGAACGGAGACGAGGCGACCGACCGGGTCGCCACCGGCGGCGGCCTCGACTCGCTCGACGCCGCCGTTCCCGAGGCCGACGTGCTCGTCAACGCGACGAGCGTCGGGATGGAGTCCGACGAGACGCCCGTTCCGTCGGGCCTGCTGCACGACGGGCTCGCGGTGCTGGACGCGGTGTACGCCCCGCCGGACACGCGACTGCTGCGCGAGGCGCGCGAGGCGGGCGCGACGACCATCGACGGGGCCTGGATGCTGCTGTACCAGGGCGTCGTCGCGTTCGAGCGGTGGACCGGTCGGGACGCGCCGGTCGACGAGATGGACGCCGCCCTCCGGTCGCGGCTGTGA
- a CDS encoding sodium:calcium antiporter — protein sequence MSSVLRHPLMAVAATTGLTLPWVYVWATGSAESLPPLWTVAVSGVAVLGSSFLLAWGAETAEKDVPRAFAIAVLAVLAVAPEYAVDALYAWTAGANIGTARGAEAANLAVANMTGANRILIGLGWSGIALFTLYRVGSASDPAVESRPGTLADVVNLDRDISTEIAFLLAATAYAFFVPLNDGIGVVDTLVLVGLYALYIAVIVRGDVEEHEQQVGVPAYFHGYPKGGRVAVVLTLFAYSGLMIYSAVHPFAHGLETLGTEFGIPAFFMIQWIAPLASESPELIVVAYLVNKARSTAGFNALISSKLNQWTLLIGTLAVVYSLAAGAVGTLPFDFKQSAEIWITAAQSFFALAVLVNFNISAREAVALLVLFVSQVGIEFLIIRDLVTLPFGIDAIDVLLIYTAVYLVLGTALFVLRRDELRGLLDRTADTAQDAFGRGQSQAERAD from the coding sequence ATGAGTTCAGTTCTTCGACACCCGCTGATGGCCGTCGCGGCCACGACGGGTCTTACTCTCCCGTGGGTCTACGTCTGGGCGACCGGGTCGGCGGAGTCGCTGCCGCCACTCTGGACCGTCGCCGTCAGCGGGGTCGCCGTCCTCGGGTCGTCGTTCCTCCTCGCGTGGGGGGCCGAGACCGCCGAGAAAGACGTTCCCCGCGCGTTCGCCATCGCGGTCCTCGCGGTGCTGGCCGTCGCCCCCGAGTACGCCGTCGACGCGCTGTACGCCTGGACCGCCGGGGCGAACATCGGCACGGCCCGCGGCGCGGAGGCCGCGAACCTCGCCGTCGCCAACATGACCGGCGCGAACCGCATCCTCATCGGACTGGGCTGGTCCGGCATCGCGCTGTTCACGCTCTACCGAGTCGGGAGCGCCTCCGACCCCGCGGTCGAGTCGCGTCCCGGGACGCTCGCGGACGTCGTCAACCTCGACCGGGACATCTCGACCGAAATCGCGTTCCTGCTCGCCGCGACGGCGTACGCCTTCTTCGTCCCGCTCAACGACGGTATCGGCGTCGTCGACACGCTGGTGCTGGTCGGTCTGTACGCCCTCTACATCGCCGTCATCGTCCGCGGCGACGTCGAAGAACACGAACAGCAGGTCGGCGTTCCCGCGTACTTCCACGGCTACCCGAAAGGCGGCCGCGTCGCCGTCGTGCTGACGCTGTTCGCGTACTCGGGCCTGATGATCTACTCCGCCGTCCACCCGTTCGCGCACGGCCTGGAGACGCTCGGCACCGAGTTTGGCATCCCCGCGTTCTTCATGATCCAGTGGATCGCGCCGCTGGCCAGCGAGAGCCCGGAACTCATCGTCGTCGCCTACCTCGTCAACAAGGCGCGCTCGACCGCCGGGTTCAACGCGCTCATCTCCTCGAAGCTCAACCAGTGGACGCTGCTCATCGGGACGCTCGCCGTCGTCTACAGCCTCGCGGCGGGGGCGGTCGGAACCCTCCCGTTCGACTTCAAGCAGTCGGCCGAAATCTGGATCACGGCCGCGCAGAGCTTCTTCGCGCTCGCGGTGCTCGTGAACTTCAACATCAGCGCCCGCGAGGCCGTCGCCCTGCTCGTGCTGTTCGTCTCGCAGGTCGGTATCGAGTTCCTCATCATCCGAGACCTCGTGACGCTCCCGTTCGGTATCGACGCTATCGACGTCCTCCTGATCTACACCGCCGTCTACCTCGTCCTCGGAACGGCGCTTTTCGTCCTGCGCCGCGACGAGCTCCGGGGGCTGCTCGACCGGACCGCCGACACCGCCCAAGACGCCTTCGGCCGGGGTCAGTCGCAGGCCGAGCGCGCCGACTGA
- a CDS encoding D-aminoacyl-tRNA deacylase, with amino-acid sequence MIAIVVSRADYASEHIGEHLLELADWEEHVDDTRPDADGGGTVYRTDGFELRTFDDLHIYLDDPAAAFVDAADSGIDAETGVGSAAAPDLLVFASRHSGETGALLTAHFTGNFGPEKYGGDDRELARACPGAQKTVVNALAEHAPDGYEVGIEATHHGPTDLSLPSMFVELGSDDPQWEDPKAARAVAEAILDLREAAVNLESPGDEPNRHVVGFGGGHYAPRFGRVVRETEWAVGHVGADWQLDAMGAPEANRDVLEQAFERSDAEFALVDGENPELETVVGELGYEVVSETWLREVGDRPLSVVSALEDELSTVEDGLRFGSRRVDDPDAFSVVEFPAELLAEAQGVDAESVREAVLDSAVAFETQESGTRAVGRLALADESDYDALVDALATVLEAKYDDVERDESDRVVRASERAFDPERAKTLGISEGPTFGKLAAGRAVEHEGERIDPDVVHVDRTVAFRY; translated from the coding sequence GTGATCGCCATCGTCGTCAGTCGGGCCGACTACGCATCGGAACACATCGGCGAGCACCTGCTCGAACTCGCCGACTGGGAGGAACACGTAGACGACACCCGCCCGGACGCCGACGGCGGCGGGACCGTCTACCGAACCGACGGCTTCGAGCTTCGGACGTTCGACGACCTCCACATCTACCTCGACGACCCCGCTGCGGCGTTCGTCGACGCCGCGGATTCCGGCATCGACGCCGAAACCGGCGTCGGCTCCGCTGCCGCCCCCGACTTGCTCGTCTTCGCCTCCCGACACTCCGGCGAGACGGGGGCGCTTCTCACCGCTCACTTCACCGGCAACTTCGGCCCCGAGAAGTACGGCGGCGACGACCGGGAACTCGCGCGCGCCTGTCCGGGTGCACAGAAAACCGTCGTGAACGCGCTCGCCGAGCACGCGCCGGACGGCTACGAGGTCGGTATCGAGGCGACACACCACGGCCCCACCGACCTCTCGCTCCCGTCGATGTTCGTCGAACTCGGCAGCGACGACCCGCAGTGGGAGGACCCCAAGGCCGCTCGCGCGGTGGCCGAAGCGATTCTCGACCTCCGCGAGGCGGCGGTGAACCTCGAAAGCCCCGGCGACGAACCCAACCGCCACGTCGTCGGCTTCGGCGGCGGCCACTACGCGCCGCGGTTCGGCCGCGTCGTCCGCGAGACCGAGTGGGCCGTCGGCCACGTCGGCGCGGACTGGCAACTCGACGCGATGGGCGCGCCCGAGGCGAACCGCGACGTGCTCGAACAGGCGTTCGAACGGAGCGACGCCGAGTTCGCGCTCGTCGACGGCGAGAACCCGGAACTCGAAACCGTCGTCGGGGAACTGGGGTACGAAGTCGTGAGCGAGACGTGGCTCCGCGAGGTCGGCGACCGACCGCTGTCGGTCGTCTCCGCGCTCGAAGACGAACTGTCGACGGTCGAGGACGGTCTCCGATTCGGCAGTCGGCGCGTCGACGACCCCGACGCGTTCTCCGTCGTCGAGTTCCCCGCCGAACTGCTCGCCGAAGCGCAGGGCGTCGACGCCGAGTCGGTGCGCGAGGCGGTGCTCGACTCCGCCGTCGCCTTCGAGACGCAGGAGAGCGGCACGCGGGCCGTCGGCCGCCTCGCCCTGGCCGACGAGAGCGACTACGACGCGCTCGTCGACGCGCTGGCGACGGTGCTCGAAGCGAAGTACGACGACGTCGAACGCGACGAGAGTGACCGTGTCGTCCGTGCCAGCGAGCGCGCGTTCGACCCCGAGCGCGCGAAGACGCTCGGCATCTCCGAGGGACCGACGTTCGGCAAACTCGCGGCCGGGCGAGCCGTCGAACACGAGGGCGAACGAATCGACCCGGACGTCGTCCACGTCGACCGGACGGTCGCGTTTCGGTACTAA
- the ftsZ gene encoding cell division protein FtsZ has translation MDSIVDEAIDEAEQSGGTGGEGFDAEPKRSGTMTDDELQDILKDLQTNITVVGCGGAGGNTVNRMAEEGIHGASLVAANTDVQHLVDTSADTKILMGQEKTQGRGAGSLPQVGEEAAIESQQEIHDAIDGSDMVFVTAGLGGGTGTGSAPVVAKAARESGALTIAIVTTPFTAEGEVRRTNAEAGLERLRDVADTVIVVPNDRLLDAVGKLPVRQAFKVSDEVLMRSVKGITELITKPGLVNLDFADVRTVMEKGGVAMIGLGESDSEQKAQDSVKSALRSPLLDVDISGANSALVNVTGGTDMSIEEAEGVVEEIYDRIDPDARIIWGTSIDEELEGQMRTMIVVTGVDSPQIYGRSDEPGAQQSQQPQQPQQAEDIDFVE, from the coding sequence ATGGACTCGATCGTCGACGAAGCAATAGACGAGGCCGAACAGTCGGGTGGGACCGGCGGCGAGGGATTCGACGCCGAACCGAAGCGTTCGGGGACGATGACGGACGACGAACTGCAGGACATTCTCAAAGACCTCCAGACGAACATCACCGTCGTCGGCTGCGGCGGGGCCGGCGGGAACACGGTCAACCGCATGGCCGAAGAGGGCATCCACGGCGCGAGTCTCGTCGCCGCCAACACGGACGTCCAGCACCTCGTCGACACCTCCGCGGACACGAAGATTCTGATGGGTCAGGAGAAGACCCAGGGCCGCGGGGCCGGGTCGCTCCCGCAGGTCGGCGAGGAGGCCGCTATCGAGAGCCAGCAGGAGATTCACGACGCCATCGACGGCTCGGACATGGTGTTCGTCACCGCCGGCCTCGGCGGCGGCACCGGCACCGGCTCCGCGCCCGTCGTCGCCAAGGCGGCCCGCGAGTCCGGCGCGCTCACCATCGCCATCGTCACGACGCCGTTCACCGCCGAGGGCGAGGTCCGACGGACGAACGCCGAGGCGGGGCTGGAGCGACTCCGCGACGTCGCCGACACGGTCATCGTCGTCCCGAACGACCGCCTGCTCGACGCCGTCGGCAAACTGCCGGTCCGTCAGGCGTTCAAAGTCTCGGACGAAGTCCTGATGCGCTCGGTGAAAGGCATCACGGAGCTCATCACGAAACCCGGCCTCGTCAACCTCGACTTCGCCGACGTCCGCACCGTCATGGAGAAGGGCGGCGTCGCCATGATCGGTCTCGGCGAGTCCGACTCCGAACAGAAGGCCCAGGACTCCGTCAAATCGGCGCTCCGCTCGCCGCTTCTCGACGTCGACATCTCGGGGGCGAACTCCGCGCTCGTCAACGTCACCGGCGGCACCGACATGAGCATCGAGGAGGCCGAGGGCGTCGTCGAGGAGATCTACGACCGTATCGACCCCGACGCGCGCATCATCTGGGGAACCTCCATCGACGAGGAGCTCGAAGGTCAGATGCGGACGATGATCGTCGTCACGGGCGTCGACTCGCCGCAGATCTACGGCCGGTCGGACGAACCCGGCGCACAGCAGAGCCAGCAACCGCAGCAACCGCAGCAGGCCGAAGATATCGACTTCGTCGAGTAA
- a CDS encoding protein translocase SEC61 complex subunit gamma, which produces MDVKYDIASYVRVLKMASTPEWEEFSQIAKIAGIGIFLVGFLGFVIFAVMSFIPGGM; this is translated from the coding sequence ATGGACGTAAAATACGACATCGCGAGCTACGTGCGGGTACTGAAGATGGCGAGCACGCCGGAGTGGGAGGAGTTCAGCCAGATCGCCAAGATCGCCGGCATCGGCATCTTCCTCGTCGGCTTCCTCGGTTTCGTCATCTTCGCGGTGATGAGCTTCATCCCCGGGGGCATGTGA
- a CDS encoding transcription elongation factor Spt5 — protein sequence MGIFAVKTTARQERTVADMLATKEEPEIHAVIAPDSLTSYVMVEADNTAVLERLMDEIPHARSIVPGNSSLAEVEHFLSPTPDVEGIAEGDIVELIAGPFKGEKARVQRIDEAKDQVTVELYEATVPIPVTVRGDQIRVLDSEER from the coding sequence ATGGGCATCTTCGCCGTGAAGACGACGGCGAGACAGGAGCGCACCGTCGCCGACATGCTCGCCACGAAGGAAGAGCCCGAGATTCACGCCGTCATCGCGCCGGACTCGCTGACGAGTTACGTGATGGTCGAAGCCGACAACACGGCCGTACTCGAACGCCTCATGGACGAGATTCCGCACGCCCGGAGCATCGTCCCCGGCAACTCCAGCCTCGCGGAAGTCGAACACTTCCTCTCGCCGACGCCCGACGTCGAGGGCATCGCCGAGGGCGACATCGTCGAACTCATCGCCGGGCCGTTCAAGGGCGAGAAGGCCCGCGTCCAGCGCATCGACGAGGCCAAAGACCAGGTGACCGTCGAACTGTACGAAGCGACGGTCCCGATTCCGGTGACGGTCCGCGGCGACCAGATTCGCGTGCTCGACTCCGAAGAACGGTAG
- a CDS encoding DUF7565 family protein — MSLWTCGVAGCDARFEDAESAVVHQTNEHERTECKVCGAIVPEGYFAIRHAFDEHSRAEYIRAYNADSAAVRMREGIQSAIEEEADLQRIVEQVDAGGQAKSGTDPE, encoded by the coding sequence ATGTCGCTCTGGACGTGTGGTGTCGCGGGCTGTGACGCGCGGTTCGAAGACGCCGAATCCGCCGTCGTTCACCAGACCAACGAACACGAACGCACCGAGTGCAAAGTCTGCGGCGCGATCGTCCCCGAGGGCTACTTCGCCATCCGCCACGCGTTCGACGAGCACTCCCGCGCCGAGTACATCCGCGCGTACAACGCCGACTCCGCGGCCGTCCGGATGCGCGAGGGTATCCAGTCGGCCATCGAGGAAGAGGCGGACCTCCAGCGAATCGTCGAGCAGGTGGACGCCGGTGGACAGGCAAAGTCGGGGACGGACCCCGAGTAA